The Chlorocebus sabaeus isolate Y175 chromosome 6, mChlSab1.0.hap1, whole genome shotgun sequence genome has a segment encoding these proteins:
- the KLK14 gene encoding kallikrein-14 isoform X2, translating into MSLRVLGSGTWPSAPKMFLLLTALQVLAIDMTRSQEDENKIIGGYTCTRSSQPWQAALLVGPGRRFLCGGALLSDQWVITAAHCGRPILQVALGKHNLRRWEATQQVLRVVRQVTHPDYNSRTHENDLMLLRLQQPARIGRAVRPIEVAQACASPGTSCRVSGWGTISSPIARYPASLQCVNINISPDEVCQKAYSKAITPGMVCAGVPQGGKDSCQGDSGGPLVCRGQLQGLVSWGMERCALPGYPGVYTNLCKYRSWIEETMRHK; encoded by the exons ATGTCGCTGAGGGTCTTGGGCTCTGG AACCTGGCCCTCAGCCCCTAAAATGTTCCTCCTGCTGACAGCACTTCAAGTCCTGGCTATAG ACATGACACGGAGCCAAGAGGATGAGAACAAGATAATTGGTGGCTATACATGCACCCGGAGCTCCCAGCCGTGGCAGGCGGCCCTGCTGGTGGGTCCCGGGCGCCGCTTCCTCTGCGGAGGTGCCCTGCTTTCAGACCAGTGGGTCATCACCGCTGCTCACTGCGGCCGCCC GATCCTTCAGGTCGCCCTGGGTAAACACAACCTGAGGAGGTGGGAGGCCACCCAGCAGGTGCTGCGCGTGGTTCGCCAGGTGACGCACCCCGACTACAACTCCCGGACCCACGAAAACGACCTCATGCTGCTGCGGCTCCAGCAGCCCGCGCGGATCGGGAGGGCAGTCAGGCCCATTGAGGTCGCCCAGGCCTGTGCCAGCCCCGGGACCTCCTGCCGAGTGTCAGGCTGGGGAACTATATCCAGCCCCATCG CCAGGTACCCCGCCTCTCTGCAATGTGTGAACATCAACATCTCACCGGATGAGGTGTGCCAGAAGGCCTATTCTAAAGCCATCACGCCTGGCATGGTCTGTGCAGGAGTTCCCCAGGGCGGTAAGGACTCTTGTCAG GGTGACTCTGGGGGACCCCTGGTGTGCAGAGGACAGCTCCAGGGCCTTGTGTCTTGGGGAATGGAGCGCTGCGCCCTGCCTGGCTACCCTGGTGTCTACACCAACCTGTGCAAGTACCGAAGCTGGATTGAGGAAACGATGCGGCACAAATGA
- the KLK14 gene encoding kallikrein-14 isoform X1 — protein MDRSGRFRVRPKGRGFVSSGTLQTCEVESVCSSTFPTQSCPLLDMTRSQEDENKIIGGYTCTRSSQPWQAALLVGPGRRFLCGGALLSDQWVITAAHCGRPILQVALGKHNLRRWEATQQVLRVVRQVTHPDYNSRTHENDLMLLRLQQPARIGRAVRPIEVAQACASPGTSCRVSGWGTISSPIARYPASLQCVNINISPDEVCQKAYSKAITPGMVCAGVPQGGKDSCQGDSGGPLVCRGQLQGLVSWGMERCALPGYPGVYTNLCKYRSWIEETMRHK, from the exons ATGGATAGAAGCGGGAGGTTTAGGGTTAGACCAAAAGGAAGAGGATTTGTCAGTTCTGGGACCCTACAAACTTGCGAAGTGGAGAGTGTTTGCTCATCTACTTTCCCCACCCAATCCTGTCCACTCCTAGACATGACACGGAGCCAAGAGGATGAGAACAAGATAATTGGTGGCTATACATGCACCCGGAGCTCCCAGCCGTGGCAGGCGGCCCTGCTGGTGGGTCCCGGGCGCCGCTTCCTCTGCGGAGGTGCCCTGCTTTCAGACCAGTGGGTCATCACCGCTGCTCACTGCGGCCGCCC GATCCTTCAGGTCGCCCTGGGTAAACACAACCTGAGGAGGTGGGAGGCCACCCAGCAGGTGCTGCGCGTGGTTCGCCAGGTGACGCACCCCGACTACAACTCCCGGACCCACGAAAACGACCTCATGCTGCTGCGGCTCCAGCAGCCCGCGCGGATCGGGAGGGCAGTCAGGCCCATTGAGGTCGCCCAGGCCTGTGCCAGCCCCGGGACCTCCTGCCGAGTGTCAGGCTGGGGAACTATATCCAGCCCCATCG CCAGGTACCCCGCCTCTCTGCAATGTGTGAACATCAACATCTCACCGGATGAGGTGTGCCAGAAGGCCTATTCTAAAGCCATCACGCCTGGCATGGTCTGTGCAGGAGTTCCCCAGGGCGGTAAGGACTCTTGTCAG GGTGACTCTGGGGGACCCCTGGTGTGCAGAGGACAGCTCCAGGGCCTTGTGTCTTGGGGAATGGAGCGCTGCGCCCTGCCTGGCTACCCTGGTGTCTACACCAACCTGTGCAAGTACCGAAGCTGGATTGAGGAAACGATGCGGCACAAATGA
- the KLK14 gene encoding kallikrein-14 isoform X3 — MDRSGRFRVRPKGRGFVSSGTLQTCEVESVCSSTFPTQSCPLLDMTRSQEDENKIIGGYTCTRSSQPWQAALLVGPGRRFLCGGALLSDQWVITAAHCGRPILQVALGKHNLRRWEATQQVLRVVRQVTHPDYNSRTHENDLMLLRLQQPARIGRAVRPIEVAQACASPGTSCRVSGWGTISSPIARYPASLQCVNINISPDEVCQKAYSKAITPGMVCAGVPQGG; from the exons ATGGATAGAAGCGGGAGGTTTAGGGTTAGACCAAAAGGAAGAGGATTTGTCAGTTCTGGGACCCTACAAACTTGCGAAGTGGAGAGTGTTTGCTCATCTACTTTCCCCACCCAATCCTGTCCACTCCTAGACATGACACGGAGCCAAGAGGATGAGAACAAGATAATTGGTGGCTATACATGCACCCGGAGCTCCCAGCCGTGGCAGGCGGCCCTGCTGGTGGGTCCCGGGCGCCGCTTCCTCTGCGGAGGTGCCCTGCTTTCAGACCAGTGGGTCATCACCGCTGCTCACTGCGGCCGCCC GATCCTTCAGGTCGCCCTGGGTAAACACAACCTGAGGAGGTGGGAGGCCACCCAGCAGGTGCTGCGCGTGGTTCGCCAGGTGACGCACCCCGACTACAACTCCCGGACCCACGAAAACGACCTCATGCTGCTGCGGCTCCAGCAGCCCGCGCGGATCGGGAGGGCAGTCAGGCCCATTGAGGTCGCCCAGGCCTGTGCCAGCCCCGGGACCTCCTGCCGAGTGTCAGGCTGGGGAACTATATCCAGCCCCATCG CCAGGTACCCCGCCTCTCTGCAATGTGTGAACATCAACATCTCACCGGATGAGGTGTGCCAGAAGGCCTATTCTAAAGCCATCACGCCTGGCATGGTCTGTGCAGGAGTTCCCCAGGGCG GGTGA